A single window of Vigna unguiculata cultivar IT97K-499-35 chromosome 1, ASM411807v1, whole genome shotgun sequence DNA harbors:
- the LOC114176319 gene encoding uncharacterized protein LOC114176319: MRPTMMLRVLNKQFLGIVGDAATAVANKPPPPPVVSRKPAFIDAFLYKMKKNPSLLSNKTIWSRRSTILPEFVDTTVKIYNGKTTIRCKITEGKVGHKFGEFALTRKRKTREQANAKNVKQQKKKK, encoded by the coding sequence ATGAGGCCCACAATGATGCTCAGGGTTCTGAACAAGCAGTTTCTTGGAATTGTTGGTGATGCAGCTACTGCTGTCGCTAATAAGCCACCCCCACCTCCTGTAGTATCGCGCAAACCGGCCTTCATTGATGCATTCTTGTACAAGATGAAGAAGAACCCAAGTCTTTTGTCCAACAAGACCATTTGGTCTCGAAGATCCACTATCTTGCCAGAGTTTGTTGATACTACTGTCAAGATTTACAATGGGAAAACCACAATCCGTTGTAAGATCACTGAGGGAAAAGTAGGTCACAAGTTTGGAGAGTTTGCTCTCACCAGGAAACGCAAGACCAGAGAACAAGCCAATGCCAAAAATGttaaacaacaaaagaaaaagaagtga
- the LOC114195160 gene encoding uncharacterized protein LOC114195160 — MAVLISKRLLRCSSGSLPSLGRCYFNSPNAGSAAFYKSRDVYSRLSGEGLRSAECCLVRSVIRRFSTSILTPGPDEGAFPSDLLSRKTLATSERTIGLCQDLLIPVTNFHNEDKGFMVLPGDVFDLPIRKDIIHRVVRWQLAKRQQGTHSTKTISEVSGTGRKPWKQKGTGRARHGSLRGPQFRGGATMHGPKPRSHAFKVNKKVRRLGLKIALSARAAEGKLLVFEDLEVPTHKTRNIVNYYNQMGNTKKLLLVDGGPIDEKLKLSTQNLHYVNILPSIGLNVYSILLHDTLAMSRAAVNRIVERMRTPINR; from the exons GGTCTGCCGCTTTTTATAAATCACGTG ATGTATACAGCAGATTGTCTGGGGAAGGACTTCGTTCTGCAGAATGTTGTTTG GTCAGATCAGTGATCCGACGATTTTCTACTTCTATTTTAACTCCTGGGCCTGATGAGGGCGCATTTCCGTCCGATTTATTGTCCAGGAAGACTCTAGCAACATCTGAGCGTACTATAG GGCTTTGCCAGGATCTTTTAATTCCAGTTACCAACTTTCATAATGAAGACAAGGGCTTTATGGTTTTACCTGGAGATGTTTTTGATTTGCCTATTCGGAAGGACATTATTCATCGTGTCGTTAGGTGGCAACTAGCAAAACGACAACAG GGGACTCATTCAACAAAAACTATCAGTGAGGTCAGTGGGACTGGGAGAAAGCCTTGGAAGCAAAAGGGAACTGGTAGAGCAAGGCATGGTTCATTACGTGGGCCTCAG TTCAGGGGTGGTGCCACCATGCATGGTCCCAAGCCTCGAAGCCATGCTTTCAAAGTCAATAAGAAGGTTCGGCGTCTAGGGCTAAAGATTGCCTTGTCAGCTCGTGCAGCAGAAGGAAAG CTTCTTGTGTTTGAGGATCTGGAGGTTCCAACACATAAAACCAGAAACATTGTGAATTATTACAATCAAATGGGGAACACCAAGAAACTTCTGCTTGTGGATGGCGGGCCTATAGATGAAAAGTTAAAATTGTCTACACAAAATCTACACTATGTTAACATACTTCCCTCCATT GGTTTGAATGTCTACAGCATCTTGTTGCATGACACATTGGCGATGTCCCGAGCTGCGGTGAACAGAATTGTTGAGCGTATGCGCACTCCAATAAATCGTTGA